In Rubrivirga marina, the following are encoded in one genomic region:
- a CDS encoding acyl-CoA dehydrogenase: protein MDALSVFAGTPAWAAVIGVLLVLFVLGFTGAPAWAWALAGLVALVGFGAPVWLVVAFAALSAVFVVKPIRRVLSGGVMSLMEKLQFLPVISETEQEAIDAGTVWVEGELFSGKPDGKRLLAQPYAGLTEEEQAFLDGPVEELCQMVDDWEVWQRRDLPEAVWQKLKDEKFFGLIVPKAYGGHGFSPSLNSAVVAKAASVSSTLGITVMVPNSLGPAELLAHFGTDAQKDHWLPKLATGEAIPSFALTEPGAGSDAGAISSRGVVFERDGELYLKLNWRKRYITLAAISDVLGLAFKLEDPDELLGKGQHLGITCALVPTDTEGVVLGKRHDPLGVPFWNCPTEGHDVVVKLEDAVIGGTAGCGRGWRMLMQSLAAGRGISLPASATAGVQQAARVAGAHALIRKQFGLSIGKFEGIEEPLARIGGWAYTMEAARRYTNGGLDQGAAPAVVTAMMKYNTTELFRKAVNDAMDILGGNAISRGPRNPIASAYIGLPVSITVEGANILTRTLMIFGQGAIRCHPYALKEMQALMAHDVKAFDSAFWPHIGHVVRNAFRAVGLSVTRGLLAGSPVSGPAAPYWRKMAWSSATFAFLADVAMGTLGGDLKRKEKLTGRFADIFSWMYLGTAVLRRFEAEGQRKEDRAFMEWSMQYAFAQIQDAFDGLFANLQVPGATWLFRGPIAAWSRINRIAALPSDRTGHKVAAALQMPGEQRDRITPTVFTTLDPDHTLGRFEHAMRLCYEAEAVVIKVKDAIKRRKLPKQHPATLIPQAVEAGVITREEAELLQRAEDARNDAIQVDAFDNEDYFASAVDPAQVTPDTSEVGAVTIEGDGATAAVGFGDAATVNAGATAWAGAVEPEDPAAEETA from the coding sequence ATGGACGCCCTCTCCGTCTTCGCCGGCACGCCGGCCTGGGCCGCCGTGATCGGCGTGCTCCTCGTCCTCTTCGTGCTCGGGTTCACCGGCGCTCCGGCGTGGGCGTGGGCCCTGGCCGGCCTCGTCGCCCTCGTCGGCTTCGGCGCGCCCGTCTGGCTCGTCGTCGCGTTCGCTGCGCTCTCGGCCGTGTTCGTCGTCAAGCCGATCCGGCGCGTGCTCTCCGGTGGCGTCATGTCGCTGATGGAGAAGCTCCAGTTCCTCCCGGTGATCTCCGAGACCGAGCAGGAGGCCATCGACGCCGGGACGGTCTGGGTCGAGGGCGAGCTGTTCTCGGGCAAGCCCGACGGGAAGCGGCTCCTCGCCCAGCCCTACGCCGGCCTCACCGAGGAGGAGCAGGCCTTCCTCGACGGCCCCGTCGAGGAGCTCTGCCAGATGGTCGACGACTGGGAGGTCTGGCAGCGCCGTGACCTCCCCGAGGCCGTCTGGCAGAAGCTGAAGGACGAGAAGTTCTTCGGCCTCATCGTGCCGAAGGCGTACGGCGGCCACGGGTTCAGCCCGTCGCTTAACAGCGCTGTCGTCGCCAAGGCCGCGTCGGTGTCGAGCACGCTCGGCATCACGGTGATGGTGCCGAACTCGCTCGGCCCGGCCGAGCTGCTGGCCCACTTTGGGACCGACGCGCAGAAGGACCACTGGCTGCCGAAGCTGGCGACCGGCGAGGCGATCCCGTCGTTCGCCCTCACCGAACCCGGCGCGGGCTCCGACGCCGGGGCGATCTCGTCGCGCGGCGTCGTCTTCGAACGCGACGGCGAGCTCTACCTCAAGCTGAACTGGCGCAAGCGCTACATCACGCTCGCCGCGATCTCCGACGTCCTCGGCCTCGCGTTCAAGCTGGAGGACCCCGACGAGCTGCTGGGCAAGGGCCAGCACCTCGGCATCACCTGTGCGCTCGTCCCCACCGACACCGAGGGCGTCGTCCTAGGCAAGCGGCACGACCCGCTCGGCGTCCCGTTCTGGAACTGCCCGACCGAGGGCCACGACGTCGTCGTGAAGCTGGAGGACGCCGTGATCGGCGGGACGGCCGGGTGCGGGCGCGGCTGGCGGATGCTCATGCAGAGCCTCGCCGCCGGCCGCGGCATCTCCCTGCCCGCCTCGGCGACGGCCGGCGTCCAGCAGGCCGCCCGGGTCGCCGGCGCGCACGCGCTGATCCGCAAGCAGTTCGGGCTGAGCATCGGCAAGTTCGAGGGGATCGAGGAGCCGCTCGCGCGGATCGGCGGCTGGGCCTACACCATGGAGGCCGCCCGCCGCTACACGAACGGGGGCCTCGACCAGGGCGCCGCCCCGGCCGTCGTCACGGCCATGATGAAGTACAACACGACCGAGCTGTTCCGGAAGGCCGTCAACGACGCCATGGACATCCTCGGCGGCAACGCGATCTCGCGGGGCCCGCGCAACCCGATCGCGAGTGCCTACATCGGCCTCCCGGTCTCGATCACGGTCGAGGGCGCCAACATCCTCACGCGGACGCTGATGATCTTCGGGCAGGGCGCCATCCGCTGCCACCCGTACGCGCTCAAGGAGATGCAGGCGCTCATGGCCCACGACGTGAAGGCGTTCGACTCCGCGTTCTGGCCCCACATCGGCCACGTCGTCCGCAACGCGTTCCGGGCCGTTGGCCTGAGCGTCACGCGAGGGCTCCTCGCCGGCTCGCCCGTGAGTGGCCCGGCGGCGCCGTACTGGCGGAAGATGGCGTGGTCGAGCGCCACGTTCGCCTTCCTCGCCGACGTCGCGATGGGCACGCTCGGCGGCGACCTCAAGCGGAAGGAAAAGCTGACGGGCCGGTTCGCCGACATCTTCTCGTGGATGTACCTCGGCACGGCAGTCCTCCGGCGCTTCGAGGCCGAGGGCCAGCGGAAGGAGGACCGCGCGTTCATGGAGTGGTCCATGCAGTACGCCTTCGCCCAGATCCAGGACGCCTTCGACGGCCTCTTCGCCAACCTCCAGGTCCCGGGCGCGACCTGGCTGTTCCGCGGCCCGATCGCGGCGTGGAGCCGGATCAACCGGATCGCGGCGCTTCCGTCCGACAGGACCGGCCACAAGGTGGCGGCGGCGCTCCAGATGCCGGGCGAGCAGCGCGACCGGATCACGCCGACCGTCTTCACGACGCTCGACCCGGACCACACGCTCGGCCGGTTCGAGCACGCCATGCGCCTGTGCTACGAGGCCGAGGCCGTCGTGATCAAGGTCAAGGACGCCATCAAGCGGCGCAAGCTGCCCAAGCAGCACCCGGCGACGCTCATCCCGCAGGCCGTCGAGGCCGGCGTCATCACGCGCGAGGAGGCCGAGCTCCTCCAGCGCGCCGAGGACGCCCGCAACGACGCCATCCAGGTCGACGCGTTCGACAACGAGGACTACTTCGCGAGCGCCGTCGACCCAGCCCAGGTCACGCCCGACACGTCCGAGGTGGGCGCGGTCACGATCGAGGGCGACGGGGCCACGGCCGCCGTCGGCTTCGGCGACGCCGCGACCGTCAACGCGGGCGCCACGGCGTGGGCCGGGGCCGTCGAGCCTGAAGATCCCGCCGCAGAAGAGACGGCCTGA
- a CDS encoding oxidoreductase produces MSDLLSWATAHVPDQTGRVAVVTGANSGIGLETARALAHRGARVVLACRDLTKAARARADIDGTVPGASTEILRLDLADLDCVRRFSEAYAAKHDRLDLLINNAGVMAIPKRRTADGFEMQFGTNVLGHFALTTCLLPLVRETPGSRVVWLSSLAHRGGRIDFDDLMHEADYGPWAVYQQSKLADLALALELQRRLDAAGSGTLSVAAHPGWTATNLQFKGPEMMGSKVGEVLARGFNAAFAMDTWKGALPTLVAATASGVRPGDYVGPGGLGEVWGLPDRATISDEARDPTTGRRLWEACERLTGVSADVPCIAVDEAVAI; encoded by the coding sequence ATGTCCGACCTCCTCTCGTGGGCGACCGCCCACGTCCCCGACCAGACCGGCCGCGTCGCCGTCGTCACCGGCGCCAACAGCGGGATCGGGCTGGAGACCGCCCGCGCCCTCGCCCACCGAGGCGCCCGCGTCGTCCTCGCCTGCCGCGACCTCACGAAGGCCGCCCGCGCCCGCGCGGACATCGACGGCACCGTGCCCGGCGCCTCGACCGAGATCCTCCGCCTCGACCTCGCCGACCTCGACTGCGTCCGCCGGTTCTCCGAGGCCTACGCGGCCAAGCACGACCGGCTCGACCTCCTCATCAACAACGCCGGGGTCATGGCCATCCCAAAGCGACGGACGGCCGACGGCTTCGAAATGCAGTTCGGGACGAACGTCCTCGGCCACTTTGCGCTCACGACGTGTCTGCTCCCGCTCGTTCGCGAGACGCCGGGCAGCCGGGTCGTCTGGCTCAGTTCGCTCGCGCATCGGGGCGGTCGGATCGACTTCGACGACCTCATGCACGAGGCGGACTACGGGCCGTGGGCAGTCTACCAACAGAGCAAGCTGGCCGACCTCGCCCTCGCCCTCGAGCTTCAGCGGCGACTCGACGCGGCCGGGTCCGGCACGCTCAGCGTCGCCGCGCATCCGGGGTGGACGGCCACGAACCTCCAGTTCAAGGGGCCCGAGATGATGGGCAGCAAGGTCGGCGAGGTGTTGGCGCGCGGGTTCAACGCCGCGTTCGCCATGGACACGTGGAAGGGCGCGCTCCCGACGCTCGTGGCCGCGACCGCCAGCGGCGTCCGCCCCGGCGACTACGTCGGCCCCGGCGGCCTCGGCGAGGTGTGGGGTCTGCCCGACCGCGCGACGATCTCGGACGAAGCCCGCGACCCGACGACCGGCCGCCGCCTCTGGGAGGCCTGCGAGCGCCTCACCGGCGTCTCCGCCGACGTCCCGTGCATCGCCGTTGATGAGGCGGTCGCCATCTGA